A region of Salvelinus alpinus chromosome 6, SLU_Salpinus.1, whole genome shotgun sequence DNA encodes the following proteins:
- the LOC139577557 gene encoding KN motif and ankyrin repeat domain-containing protein 4-like isoform X2: MDKKSANGYPRSEGESGGGGQRKQLPYSVETPYGFHLDLDFLKYVDDIEKGNTIKRVHIQRKARGPPKFSTLPRNFSLLGHGARPAPKDTWSSTSTLGPKPRGRITDVQQILDFRPSDGGSGTSGGHSQNSRVQGSSFSSARPREEAGAGPWVLGEQPLGRPNLLRTSSMPVTIPHRKASESGDERTENGSSENVVRAVPQDRSGLHQQITAALKRVRELEDMVRTIPELKSQICSLRVEREQLILRLQVQTKPQPPAHPQSASPSPALSTDPGPASQPPGAEATVDPGRAESTVSETEMQQESLKSTAQEEEPDRLLAAQEPERQAQTAEGPDRQTAFLNPLVHTEERQTEQPENIATPKAPEPLDNRVFVQVVEGVSVSGEEDLLSVEQLQAKLVALEAKLSQASEDLERTNSLLKQQVEENRMKEERILQLSVGGTGGAEEVSRERQTSRRTSVDQQTETERVGSASQETETERADTVEQGTDTERIVICLIGKGAGGVEQGTETERFDTQDQVTETEMVVVCPVRPRAKSVARGTETERVDTVDQVTDTPPGVSLDQVTETEMQTVVSVDQTTETAPVRPVRPARHRANSVDRGTETQTLDPVNQVTVTETQTGVRVDQVTETQTQTAPVRPVRHRANSVDRGTETERVGTVDQVTETVVAQSAYQQTETEGDRVETSNNPHREIEIESAAIVSAAIESAVSEIVEAERVAERSVVKDGEIAESAVRFVVIESVGKENGVTENVVTGSMVKRQVVVVEETVVEQITLTESVVTQSTTTESTVIENLATESEVVKTTVTESTVTESAVIESPAPESPEVAPSPSSSQTQMGQKESEQAQPQSQDSRRGSNPVLAQAPRQGSNPALGQVVTRLTGLINEQWAQLGSSQDKPDKQETTSPSAQKPAEGQGMPAAGKPLAGKATGKSGLSKMSSIQSQLVSSLSALSAFYSPGQKAAASKQQGLKSIMKKNDAADKQGNRGGAKKNLKYETTSSEEESSEEEKGEVEEEEVDSSELEEEQEKEEGAGAAQGPGEATATEEEAQGAGAQAGETEGHEDSQDPENSQALLEEQPAAASGETIDKGFMEACHYIKDRMAEVVAPDIEMRHVLMVLYQEWFRVSSQKDSLADTVTLYLREVGIATPTLLRYIVNLADGNGNTALHYSVSHSNFPVVKLLLDTGLCEVDIVNKAGYTAVMLASLTAADGSEDMEVALQLLRQGDVNARASQAGQTALMLSVSHGRTAMVRLLLSCQADLNIQDKDGSTALMCACEHGHTEIVRVLLESGHCDTSLTDKDGQRALSVAVASSHAEIVDLLKTHSDSTTTQASNPSATIITTTTASLL, from the exons CAAATGGCTACCCTAGATCCGAAGGAGAGAGTGGAGGTGGGGGTCAGAGGAAGCAGCTGCCCTACTCCGTAGAGACCCCCTACGGCTTCCACCTGGACCTTGATTTCCTCAAGTATGTGGACGATATCGAGAAAGGCAACACCATCAAGAGGGTGCACATCCAGCGCAAGGCCAGAGGCCCTCCTAAGTTCAGCACCCTGCCCAGGAACTTCAGCCTGCTTGGGCATGGAGCCAGGCCGGCCCCTAAGGACACCTGGTCTTCCACCTCCACCCTAGGGCCCAAGCCCCGGGGCAGAATTACTGATGTCCAGCAGATCTTAGATTTTAGACCCAGTGATGGAGGTAGTGGCACATCGGGGGGTCATAGCCAGAACAGCAGGGTGCAGGGGAGTAGCTTTTCCTCTgccaggcccagggaggaggcagGTGCTGGGCCTTGGGTGTTAGGCGAACAGCCCCTGGGGAGGCCCAACCTCCTTCGGACGTCCAGCATGCCAGTCACCATCCCGCACAGGAAGGCCTCTGAGTCTGGGGACGAAAGAACGGAGAACGGCTCATCTGAGAACGTGGTCCGCGCTGTTCCCCAGGACCGGTCGGGGCTGCACCAGCAGATCACCGCAGCCCTGAAGAGGGTCAGAGAGCTGGAGGACATGGTGAGGACCATCCCAGAGCTCAAGTCCCAGATCTGCTCactgagggtggagagagagcagcTAATCCTCAGGCTGCAGGTCCAAACCAAGCCCCAGCCTCCAGCCCACCCACAAAGTGCCTCGCCCTCCCCAGCCCTAAGCACTGATCCTGGGCCAGCCTCTCAGCCGCCGGGGGCTGAAGCAACAGTGGATCCCGGGAGAGCAGAGAGCACCGTGTCAGAGACAGAAATGCAACAGGAATCCTTAAAGAGTACCGCACAAGAAGAAGAACCAGATAGGCTTTTAGCAGCACAGGAACCAGAGAGACAAGCACAGACAGCAGAGGGACCAGATAGACAAACAGCATTTCTGAATCCATTAGTGCACACAGAGGAAAGGCAAACAGAGCAACCAGAGAACATTGCAACACCGAAAGCACCAGAACCTTTAGACAACAGAGTGTTTGTGCAAGTTGTAGAGGGAGTCAGTGTCAGTGGTGAGGAGGACCTGCTCAGTGTCGAACAGCTCCAGGCTAAGCTAGTAGCGCTAGAGGCTAAGCTAAGTCAGGCTAGCGAAGACCTGGAGAGAACGAACAGTCTCCTGAAACAACAGGTAGAGGAGAACAGGATGAAGGAGGAGAGGATACTACAGCTGAGCgtgggagggacaggaggagcggaggaggtgtccagggagagacagacaagTAGGAGGACCAGTGTGGACCagcagaccgagacagagagagtgggaagtGCGAGTCAGGAGACAGAGACGGAAAGGGCGGATACGGTGGAGCAGGGCACAGATACAGAAAGGATAGTCATCTGTTTAATCGGAAAGGGGGCTGGTGGTGTGGAACAGGGGACGGAGACGGAGCGGTTTGACACTCAAGACcaggtgacagagacagagatggtagtTGTATGTCCAGTCAGACCGCGGGCTAAAAGTGTGGCTCGGGgaacagagacggagagagtggaTACAGTGGACCAGGTGACAGACACACCGCCTGGAGTCAGCTTAGACcaggtgacagagacagagatgcagACAGTAGTCAGTGTAGATCAGACAACAGAGACAGCACCTGTGCGTCCAGTGAGACCAGCGAGACATAGGGCTAACAGTGTGGACCGGggaacagagacacagacactggATCCTGTGAACCAGGTGACagtgacagagacacagacaggagtCCGTGTAGACCAGGtgacagagacacaaacacagacagcacCTGTACGTCCAGTGAGACATAGGGCTAACAGTgtggacagggggacagagacagaaagagtgggTACAGTTGACCAGGTGACAGAGACAGTCGTAGCACAGAGTGCATAtcagcagacagagacagagggagacagagtcgAGACCAGCAATAACCCacatagagaaatagagattgaGAGTGCGGCCATAGTAAGTGCGGCCATAGAAAGTGCGGTCTCAGAAATTGTGGAAGCAGAACGTGTAGCAGAACGCAGTGTGGTTAAAGATGGTGAGATCGCTGAGAGTGCAGTACGTTTTGTGGTTATAGAAAGTGTGGGCAAGGAGAATGGGGTCACAGAGAATGTAGTCACAGGAAGTATGGTAAAGAGGcaagtagtggtagtagaggagACTGTCGTTGAACAAATTACATTGACTGAAAGTGTTGTTACACAGAGTACAACCACAGAGAGTACAGTCATAGAGAATTTGGCAACTGAGAGTGAGGTTGTAAAGACCACAGTTACAGAGAGTACGGTCACAGAAAGTGCGGTCATAGAATCTCCAGCCCCAGAGAGCCCAGAAGTAGCACCCAGTCCCTCTTCCAGCCAGACCCAGATGGGTCAGAAGGAGTCGGAGCAGGCCCAGCCCCAGTCACAGGATTCTCGTCGGGGGTCCAACCCAGTATTGGCCCAGGCCCCTCGCCAGGGGTCTAACCCAGCCCTCGGCCAGGTGGTGACGCGCCTCACAGGGCTGATCAATGAGCAGTGGGCCCAGCTAGGTAGCAGCCAGGACAAGCCAGACAAGCAGGAGACCACCAGCCCGAGTGCCCAGAAGCCTGCAGAAGGGCAGGGCATGCCCGCTGCAGGGAAGCCTTTAGCGGGGAAGGCAACGGGGAAGTCAGGTCTGTCTAAGATGAGCTCCATCCAGAGCCAGCTGGTCAGCTCCCTCAGTGCCCTGTCTGCCTTCTACTCCCCTGGACAGAAGGCAGCTGCCAGCAAACAACAAG gTCTGAAATCCATCATGAAGAAGAACGATGCTGCTGACAAGCAGGGAAACAGAGGAGGAGCCAAGAAGAACCTAAA GTATGAGACTACCTCGAGTGAGGAGGAATCCagtgaggaggagaagggggaggtagaggaggaggaggtggacagCTCTGAGCttgaggaggagcaggagaaggaggagggagctgGAGCAGCTCAGGGCCCGGGGGAGGCCACAGCTACAGAGGAGGAGGCCCAGGGAGCAGGGgcccaggctggggagacagaggGCCATGAAGACTCTCAGGACCCAGAGAACAGCCAGGCACTCCTGGAGGAGCAGCCAGCTGCAGCATCAGG GGAGACGATCGATAAGGGCTTCATGGAAGCGTGTCACTACATTAAGGATCGTATGGCAGAGGTGGTGGCCCCCGATATAGAAATG AGACATGTGCTGATGGTGTTGTACCAGGAGTGGTTCCGTGTGTCCAGTCAGAAGGACTCTCTGGCTGACACCGTCACCCTCTACCTGAGAGAGGTGGGCATCGCCACGCCGACCCTCCTGCGTTACATCGTGAACCTGGCCGATGGTAACGGCAACACAGCGCTCCACTACAGCGTGTCCCACTCCAACTTCCCTGTGGTCAAACTGCTGCTGGACACAG gtctgtgTGAGGTGGACATCGTGAACAAGGCGGGCTACACAGCCGTGATGCTGGCCTCCCTGACAGCTGCTGATGGATCAGAGGACATGGAGGTGGCTCTGCAGCTACTGAGACAGGGAGATGTCAATGCCCGCGCCAGCCAG GCAGGGCAGACGGCTCTGATGCTATCGGTCAGCCATGGCCGTACAGCCATGGTGCGGTTGCTGCTGAGCTGCCAAGCTGACCTCAACATTCAGGACAAAGACGGTTCGACCGCACTCATGTGCGCGTGTGAGCACGGTCACACCGAGATCGTTCGGGTGCTACTGGAGTCTGGCCACTGTGACACCAGCCTCACAGACAAG gatggTCAGAGGGCTCTGTCGGTGGCGGTAGCGTCCTCCCACGCTGAGATAGTTGACCTACTCAAGACCCACTCAGATTCCACCACCACCCAGGCCTCCAACCCCTCtgccaccatcatcaccaccaccacagcctCTCTCCTCTGA
- the LOC139577557 gene encoding KN motif and ankyrin repeat domain-containing protein 4-like isoform X1, with translation MDKKSANGYPRSEGESGGGGQRKQLPYSVETPYGFHLDLDFLKYVDDIEKGNTIKRVHIQRKARGPPKFSTLPRNFSLLGHGARPAPKDTWSSTSTLGPKPRGRITDVQQILDFRPSDGGSGTSGGHSQNSRVQGSSFSSARPREEAGAGPWVLGEQPLGRPNLLRTSSMPVTIPHRKASESGDERTENGSSENVVRAVPQDRSGLHQQITAALKRVRELEDMVRTIPELKSQICSLRVEREQLILRLQVQTKPQPPAHPQSASPSPALSTDPGPASQPPGAEATVDPGRAESTVSETEMQQESLKSTAQEEEPDRLLAAQEPERQAQTAEGPDRQTAFLNPLVHTEERQTEQPENIATPKAPEPLDNRVFVQVVEGVSVSGEEDLLSVEQLQAKLVALEAKLSQASEDLERTNSLLKQQVEENRMKEERILQLSVGGTGGAEEVSRERQTSRRTSVDQQTETERVGSASQETETERADTVEQGTDTERIVICLIGKGAGGVEQGTETERFDTQDQVTETEMVVVCPVRPRAKSVARGTETERVDTVDQVTDTPPGVSLDQVTETEMQTVVSVDQTTETAPVRPVRPARHRANSVDRGTETQTLDPVNQVTVTETQTGVRVDQVTETQTQTAPVRPVRHRANSVDRGTETERVGTVDQVTETVVAQSAYQQTETEGDRVETSNNPHREIEIESAAIVSAAIESAVSEIVEAERVAERSVVKDGEIAESAVRFVVIESVGKENGVTENVVTGSMVKRQVVVVEETVVEQITLTESVVTQSTTTESTVIENLATESEVVKTTVTESTVTESAVIESPAPESPEVAPSPSSSQTQMGQKESEQAQPQSQDSRRGSNPVLAQAPRQGSNPALGQVVTRLTGLINEQWAQLGSSQDKPDKQETTSPSAQKPAEGQGMPAAGKPLAGKATGKSGLSKMSSIQSQLVSSLSALSAFYSPGQKAAASKQQGLKSIMKKNDAADKQGNRGGAKKNLKFVGVNGGYETTSSEEESSEEEKGEVEEEEVDSSELEEEQEKEEGAGAAQGPGEATATEEEAQGAGAQAGETEGHEDSQDPENSQALLEEQPAAASGETIDKGFMEACHYIKDRMAEVVAPDIEMRHVLMVLYQEWFRVSSQKDSLADTVTLYLREVGIATPTLLRYIVNLADGNGNTALHYSVSHSNFPVVKLLLDTGLCEVDIVNKAGYTAVMLASLTAADGSEDMEVALQLLRQGDVNARASQAGQTALMLSVSHGRTAMVRLLLSCQADLNIQDKDGSTALMCACEHGHTEIVRVLLESGHCDTSLTDKDGQRALSVAVASSHAEIVDLLKTHSDSTTTQASNPSATIITTTTASLL, from the exons CAAATGGCTACCCTAGATCCGAAGGAGAGAGTGGAGGTGGGGGTCAGAGGAAGCAGCTGCCCTACTCCGTAGAGACCCCCTACGGCTTCCACCTGGACCTTGATTTCCTCAAGTATGTGGACGATATCGAGAAAGGCAACACCATCAAGAGGGTGCACATCCAGCGCAAGGCCAGAGGCCCTCCTAAGTTCAGCACCCTGCCCAGGAACTTCAGCCTGCTTGGGCATGGAGCCAGGCCGGCCCCTAAGGACACCTGGTCTTCCACCTCCACCCTAGGGCCCAAGCCCCGGGGCAGAATTACTGATGTCCAGCAGATCTTAGATTTTAGACCCAGTGATGGAGGTAGTGGCACATCGGGGGGTCATAGCCAGAACAGCAGGGTGCAGGGGAGTAGCTTTTCCTCTgccaggcccagggaggaggcagGTGCTGGGCCTTGGGTGTTAGGCGAACAGCCCCTGGGGAGGCCCAACCTCCTTCGGACGTCCAGCATGCCAGTCACCATCCCGCACAGGAAGGCCTCTGAGTCTGGGGACGAAAGAACGGAGAACGGCTCATCTGAGAACGTGGTCCGCGCTGTTCCCCAGGACCGGTCGGGGCTGCACCAGCAGATCACCGCAGCCCTGAAGAGGGTCAGAGAGCTGGAGGACATGGTGAGGACCATCCCAGAGCTCAAGTCCCAGATCTGCTCactgagggtggagagagagcagcTAATCCTCAGGCTGCAGGTCCAAACCAAGCCCCAGCCTCCAGCCCACCCACAAAGTGCCTCGCCCTCCCCAGCCCTAAGCACTGATCCTGGGCCAGCCTCTCAGCCGCCGGGGGCTGAAGCAACAGTGGATCCCGGGAGAGCAGAGAGCACCGTGTCAGAGACAGAAATGCAACAGGAATCCTTAAAGAGTACCGCACAAGAAGAAGAACCAGATAGGCTTTTAGCAGCACAGGAACCAGAGAGACAAGCACAGACAGCAGAGGGACCAGATAGACAAACAGCATTTCTGAATCCATTAGTGCACACAGAGGAAAGGCAAACAGAGCAACCAGAGAACATTGCAACACCGAAAGCACCAGAACCTTTAGACAACAGAGTGTTTGTGCAAGTTGTAGAGGGAGTCAGTGTCAGTGGTGAGGAGGACCTGCTCAGTGTCGAACAGCTCCAGGCTAAGCTAGTAGCGCTAGAGGCTAAGCTAAGTCAGGCTAGCGAAGACCTGGAGAGAACGAACAGTCTCCTGAAACAACAGGTAGAGGAGAACAGGATGAAGGAGGAGAGGATACTACAGCTGAGCgtgggagggacaggaggagcggaggaggtgtccagggagagacagacaagTAGGAGGACCAGTGTGGACCagcagaccgagacagagagagtgggaagtGCGAGTCAGGAGACAGAGACGGAAAGGGCGGATACGGTGGAGCAGGGCACAGATACAGAAAGGATAGTCATCTGTTTAATCGGAAAGGGGGCTGGTGGTGTGGAACAGGGGACGGAGACGGAGCGGTTTGACACTCAAGACcaggtgacagagacagagatggtagtTGTATGTCCAGTCAGACCGCGGGCTAAAAGTGTGGCTCGGGgaacagagacggagagagtggaTACAGTGGACCAGGTGACAGACACACCGCCTGGAGTCAGCTTAGACcaggtgacagagacagagatgcagACAGTAGTCAGTGTAGATCAGACAACAGAGACAGCACCTGTGCGTCCAGTGAGACCAGCGAGACATAGGGCTAACAGTGTGGACCGGggaacagagacacagacactggATCCTGTGAACCAGGTGACagtgacagagacacagacaggagtCCGTGTAGACCAGGtgacagagacacaaacacagacagcacCTGTACGTCCAGTGAGACATAGGGCTAACAGTgtggacagggggacagagacagaaagagtgggTACAGTTGACCAGGTGACAGAGACAGTCGTAGCACAGAGTGCATAtcagcagacagagacagagggagacagagtcgAGACCAGCAATAACCCacatagagaaatagagattgaGAGTGCGGCCATAGTAAGTGCGGCCATAGAAAGTGCGGTCTCAGAAATTGTGGAAGCAGAACGTGTAGCAGAACGCAGTGTGGTTAAAGATGGTGAGATCGCTGAGAGTGCAGTACGTTTTGTGGTTATAGAAAGTGTGGGCAAGGAGAATGGGGTCACAGAGAATGTAGTCACAGGAAGTATGGTAAAGAGGcaagtagtggtagtagaggagACTGTCGTTGAACAAATTACATTGACTGAAAGTGTTGTTACACAGAGTACAACCACAGAGAGTACAGTCATAGAGAATTTGGCAACTGAGAGTGAGGTTGTAAAGACCACAGTTACAGAGAGTACGGTCACAGAAAGTGCGGTCATAGAATCTCCAGCCCCAGAGAGCCCAGAAGTAGCACCCAGTCCCTCTTCCAGCCAGACCCAGATGGGTCAGAAGGAGTCGGAGCAGGCCCAGCCCCAGTCACAGGATTCTCGTCGGGGGTCCAACCCAGTATTGGCCCAGGCCCCTCGCCAGGGGTCTAACCCAGCCCTCGGCCAGGTGGTGACGCGCCTCACAGGGCTGATCAATGAGCAGTGGGCCCAGCTAGGTAGCAGCCAGGACAAGCCAGACAAGCAGGAGACCACCAGCCCGAGTGCCCAGAAGCCTGCAGAAGGGCAGGGCATGCCCGCTGCAGGGAAGCCTTTAGCGGGGAAGGCAACGGGGAAGTCAGGTCTGTCTAAGATGAGCTCCATCCAGAGCCAGCTGGTCAGCTCCCTCAGTGCCCTGTCTGCCTTCTACTCCCCTGGACAGAAGGCAGCTGCCAGCAAACAACAAG gTCTGAAATCCATCATGAAGAAGAACGATGCTGCTGACAAGCAGGGAAACAGAGGAGGAGCCAAGAAGAACCTAAAGTTTGTGGGAGTCAACGGAGG GTATGAGACTACCTCGAGTGAGGAGGAATCCagtgaggaggagaagggggaggtagaggaggaggaggtggacagCTCTGAGCttgaggaggagcaggagaaggaggagggagctgGAGCAGCTCAGGGCCCGGGGGAGGCCACAGCTACAGAGGAGGAGGCCCAGGGAGCAGGGgcccaggctggggagacagaggGCCATGAAGACTCTCAGGACCCAGAGAACAGCCAGGCACTCCTGGAGGAGCAGCCAGCTGCAGCATCAGG GGAGACGATCGATAAGGGCTTCATGGAAGCGTGTCACTACATTAAGGATCGTATGGCAGAGGTGGTGGCCCCCGATATAGAAATG AGACATGTGCTGATGGTGTTGTACCAGGAGTGGTTCCGTGTGTCCAGTCAGAAGGACTCTCTGGCTGACACCGTCACCCTCTACCTGAGAGAGGTGGGCATCGCCACGCCGACCCTCCTGCGTTACATCGTGAACCTGGCCGATGGTAACGGCAACACAGCGCTCCACTACAGCGTGTCCCACTCCAACTTCCCTGTGGTCAAACTGCTGCTGGACACAG gtctgtgTGAGGTGGACATCGTGAACAAGGCGGGCTACACAGCCGTGATGCTGGCCTCCCTGACAGCTGCTGATGGATCAGAGGACATGGAGGTGGCTCTGCAGCTACTGAGACAGGGAGATGTCAATGCCCGCGCCAGCCAG GCAGGGCAGACGGCTCTGATGCTATCGGTCAGCCATGGCCGTACAGCCATGGTGCGGTTGCTGCTGAGCTGCCAAGCTGACCTCAACATTCAGGACAAAGACGGTTCGACCGCACTCATGTGCGCGTGTGAGCACGGTCACACCGAGATCGTTCGGGTGCTACTGGAGTCTGGCCACTGTGACACCAGCCTCACAGACAAG gatggTCAGAGGGCTCTGTCGGTGGCGGTAGCGTCCTCCCACGCTGAGATAGTTGACCTACTCAAGACCCACTCAGATTCCACCACCACCCAGGCCTCCAACCCCTCtgccaccatcatcaccaccaccacagcctCTCTCCTCTGA